One stretch of Glycine soja cultivar W05 chromosome 7, ASM419377v2, whole genome shotgun sequence DNA includes these proteins:
- the LOC114420038 gene encoding probable histone-arginine methyltransferase 1.3 isoform X2, with translation MEESLGQKWKQPEFALASVSDLSLAPSSSASPGIARFNSDGLQIHHQSHQIPFNVDPRTVQLFKVSPVLSVCLVEGSDVGKKTLYSRGVTIQFRNDEESAAFHCVVQQWKKEVNAQGNGRNGTITTSKSKFDDKIESSSSKMYFHYYGQLLHQQNMLQDYVRTGTYHAAVLENRTDFIGRVVVDVGAGSGILSLFAAQAGAKHVYAVEASEMAEYARKLIAGNPTLAQRITVIKGKVEDVELPEKADILISEPMGTLLVNERMLESYVIARDRFLVPAGKMFPAVGRIHMAPFTDEYLFIEIANKALFWQQQNYYGVDLTPLHGTAFQGYFSQPVVDAFDPRLLIAPSMFHVIDFTKIKEEELYEIDIPLRFIASVGTRVHGLACWFDVLFDGSTVQRWLTTAPGSPTTHWYQLRCVLSQPIYVMAGQEITGRLHLIAHNAQSYTIYLTLSAKMWGPGAEQGGILQTSSCKLDLKEPYYRMSQPQAYALAQDQQSQPLIQTQDIHIQSQDLDEPEIVQQPSLNSCAQIDSLMRNV, from the exons ATGGAGGAATCGTTAGGGCAGAAATGGAAGCAGCCAGAGTTCGCTTTGGCATCAGTTTCCGACCTCTCTTTGGCTCCTTCTTCTTCGGCTTCGCCGGGAATTGCTCGCTTCAACTCTGACGGTCTCCAAATTCATCACCAATCTCACCAGATTCCATTCAATGTTGATCCTCGAACTGTTCAG TTATTCAAGGTGAGTCCTGTTCTATCGGTTTGCTTGGTGGAAGGATCCGATGTTGGTAAAAAG ACATTGTATTCCAGGGGAGTCACAATCCAGTTTAGAAATGATGAGGAGAGTGCAGCCTTCCATTGTGTAGTTCAACAGTGGAAGAAGGAAGTAAATGCTCAAG GAAATGGACGAAATGGAACTATTACAACTTCTAAAAGCAAATTTGATGATAAGATAGAGTCATCATCTTCTAAAATGTATTTTCATTATTATGGACAACTTCTGCATCAGCAAAATATGTTGCAGGACTATGTGCGGACAG GGACCTATCATGCTGCTGTTCTTGAGAACCGTACTGATTTCATTGGTCGTGTTGTAGTTGATGTGGGTGCTGGTAGTGGTATTTTGTCATTATTTGCTGCTCAG GCTGGTGCAAAACATGTTTATGCTGTGGAAGCATCTGAAATGGCAGAATATGCACGGAAACTTATAGCTGGAAACCCAACACTGGCTCAACGAATTACA gtGATCAAAGGCAAAGTTGAGGATGTTGAATTACCAGAGAAAGCAGATATTCTGATATCTGAGCCCATGG GCACCTTGTTAGTCAATGAAAGAATGCTGGAGTCTTATGTCATTGCCAGAGATAGATTTCTGGTTCCTGCTGGAAAAATGTTTCCAGCTGTGGGAAG GATTCACATGGCACCTTTCactgatgaatatttgtttattGAAATTGCTAATAAG GCCCTGTTCTGGCAGCAGCAAAACTATTATGGTGTTGATTTAACACCCCTACATGGGACTGCATTTCAAGGATACTTTTCTCAG CCTGTGGTGGATGCTTTTGATCCAAGATTGTTAATAGCTCCTTCAATGTTCCATGTGATAGACTTCACCAAAATAAAG GAGGAGGAACTGTATGAAATTGATATTCCTCTGAGATTCATAGCCTCTGTGGGCACCAGAGTGCATGGGTTGGCATGTTGGTTTGATGTGCTATTCGATGGAAG TACTGTGCAAAGGTGGCTTACCACTGCTCCTGGGTCACCAACAACTCATTGGTACCAGTTACGCTGTGTTCTCTCTCAACCAATTTATGTCATGGCAGGACAAGAAATTACTGGCAGGCTTCACTTGATTGCCCACAATGCACAGAGTTATACAATATACTTGACATTGTCAG CTAAAATGTGGGGTCCTGGTGCTGAACAAGGAGGAATTCTTCAAACATCATCCTGTAAACTTGATCTAAAAGAACCTTACTATAGAATGTCTCAACCGCAAGCTTATGCATTAGCTCAAGATCAGCAATCTCAACCACTTATACAAACACAG GATATACATATTCAATCTCAGGATTTGGATGAACCAGAAATAGTGCAACAGCCTTCGCTTAATTCATGTGCTCAGATTGATTCACTGATGCGGAATGTTTAA
- the LOC114420038 gene encoding probable histone-arginine methyltransferase 1.4 isoform X1, producing MEESLGQKWKQPEFALASVSDLSLAPSSSASPGIARFNSDGLQIHHQSHQIPFNVDPRTVQLFKVSPVLSVCLVEGSDVGKKTLYSRGVTIQFRNDEESAAFHCVVQQWKKEVNAQEGNGRNGTITTSKSKFDDKIESSSSKMYFHYYGQLLHQQNMLQDYVRTGTYHAAVLENRTDFIGRVVVDVGAGSGILSLFAAQAGAKHVYAVEASEMAEYARKLIAGNPTLAQRITVIKGKVEDVELPEKADILISEPMGTLLVNERMLESYVIARDRFLVPAGKMFPAVGRIHMAPFTDEYLFIEIANKALFWQQQNYYGVDLTPLHGTAFQGYFSQPVVDAFDPRLLIAPSMFHVIDFTKIKEEELYEIDIPLRFIASVGTRVHGLACWFDVLFDGSTVQRWLTTAPGSPTTHWYQLRCVLSQPIYVMAGQEITGRLHLIAHNAQSYTIYLTLSAKMWGPGAEQGGILQTSSCKLDLKEPYYRMSQPQAYALAQDQQSQPLIQTQDIHIQSQDLDEPEIVQQPSLNSCAQIDSLMRNV from the exons ATGGAGGAATCGTTAGGGCAGAAATGGAAGCAGCCAGAGTTCGCTTTGGCATCAGTTTCCGACCTCTCTTTGGCTCCTTCTTCTTCGGCTTCGCCGGGAATTGCTCGCTTCAACTCTGACGGTCTCCAAATTCATCACCAATCTCACCAGATTCCATTCAATGTTGATCCTCGAACTGTTCAG TTATTCAAGGTGAGTCCTGTTCTATCGGTTTGCTTGGTGGAAGGATCCGATGTTGGTAAAAAG ACATTGTATTCCAGGGGAGTCACAATCCAGTTTAGAAATGATGAGGAGAGTGCAGCCTTCCATTGTGTAGTTCAACAGTGGAAGAAGGAAGTAAATGCTCAAG AAGGAAATGGACGAAATGGAACTATTACAACTTCTAAAAGCAAATTTGATGATAAGATAGAGTCATCATCTTCTAAAATGTATTTTCATTATTATGGACAACTTCTGCATCAGCAAAATATGTTGCAGGACTATGTGCGGACAG GGACCTATCATGCTGCTGTTCTTGAGAACCGTACTGATTTCATTGGTCGTGTTGTAGTTGATGTGGGTGCTGGTAGTGGTATTTTGTCATTATTTGCTGCTCAG GCTGGTGCAAAACATGTTTATGCTGTGGAAGCATCTGAAATGGCAGAATATGCACGGAAACTTATAGCTGGAAACCCAACACTGGCTCAACGAATTACA gtGATCAAAGGCAAAGTTGAGGATGTTGAATTACCAGAGAAAGCAGATATTCTGATATCTGAGCCCATGG GCACCTTGTTAGTCAATGAAAGAATGCTGGAGTCTTATGTCATTGCCAGAGATAGATTTCTGGTTCCTGCTGGAAAAATGTTTCCAGCTGTGGGAAG GATTCACATGGCACCTTTCactgatgaatatttgtttattGAAATTGCTAATAAG GCCCTGTTCTGGCAGCAGCAAAACTATTATGGTGTTGATTTAACACCCCTACATGGGACTGCATTTCAAGGATACTTTTCTCAG CCTGTGGTGGATGCTTTTGATCCAAGATTGTTAATAGCTCCTTCAATGTTCCATGTGATAGACTTCACCAAAATAAAG GAGGAGGAACTGTATGAAATTGATATTCCTCTGAGATTCATAGCCTCTGTGGGCACCAGAGTGCATGGGTTGGCATGTTGGTTTGATGTGCTATTCGATGGAAG TACTGTGCAAAGGTGGCTTACCACTGCTCCTGGGTCACCAACAACTCATTGGTACCAGTTACGCTGTGTTCTCTCTCAACCAATTTATGTCATGGCAGGACAAGAAATTACTGGCAGGCTTCACTTGATTGCCCACAATGCACAGAGTTATACAATATACTTGACATTGTCAG CTAAAATGTGGGGTCCTGGTGCTGAACAAGGAGGAATTCTTCAAACATCATCCTGTAAACTTGATCTAAAAGAACCTTACTATAGAATGTCTCAACCGCAAGCTTATGCATTAGCTCAAGATCAGCAATCTCAACCACTTATACAAACACAG GATATACATATTCAATCTCAGGATTTGGATGAACCAGAAATAGTGCAACAGCCTTCGCTTAATTCATGTGCTCAGATTGATTCACTGATGCGGAATGTTTAA
- the LOC114420039 gene encoding uncharacterized protein LOC114420039: protein MATAHNTLSSLLAPQATGRTTLRIPISSKRHRKNHLRPKILKILTKPYPLALPLLPSLPPPQPIVLPQENNNLCVEIPAGQSDKFEELQVSEGTAKDNGVFQNVSAMDIFKYGGLYFLGFFVLQTIYTVWIVGVYKSNQKDGELEIDGRENRDEKTVSLPVNGASNAFLSEEQLLMEKKIEEIKLMAREARRIESEKKGKEDEDEDFEVDDDEGAVSGNRLGIEKEIGERLLRLQNRINGSAKDISAGLQINIRGNSAAGVDRGVNKDVNKGNEALVFKKKFKFKSPSNKATKTPKGFPGNRDWNESKVKKRGSESKEAAQDYGSDVSDHAQMLHEDKPVNQQDAVTQKSVSNVPSEEGGKFVDDKSKATRDSINGSLRNGLSEKNSAANRVKVKQANTKTDMWWLNLRYVFVILMQRDSEEGSEGLYSLKFTSKEQEQSDDDSYTVAFEDHADANNFCFLLKSFFEDLGSFSADAVPMSIQELNEEIISRAKKVVVVKKRQLQLYAGQPLADVEMALRSIIEQDQNAPSSP from the exons ATGGCTACTGCGCATAACACTCTTTCCTCTCTCCTCGCGCCTCAAGCTACCGGACGAACCACTCTTCGTATTCCAATTTCTTCAAAACGCCACAGGAAAAACCATTTGCGACCCAAAATTCTGAAAATCCTTACTAAACCCTACCCCCTCGCCCTTCCTCTTCTACCGTCACTGCCGCCGCCACAGCCTATCGTATTGCCTCAAGAAAACAACAACCTCTGCGTCGAAATTCCCGCCGGACAATCAGATAAATTTGAAGAGTTACAAGTCTCCGAGGGTACCGCGAAGGACAATGGTGTTTTCCAGAACGTTTCTGCTATGGATATATTCAAATACGGTGGTCTGTATTTTCTTGGGTTTTTTGTGTTGCAGACGATATACACCGTTTGGATTGTTGGGGTTTACAAATCCAACCAGAAAGACGGGGAATTGGAGATAGATGGAAGGGAAAATAGGGATGAGAAAACTGTGTCATTGCCTGTTAATGGTGCTAGCAATGCTTTTCTTTCTGAGGAGCAACTTTTAATGGAGAAGAAAATCGAGGAAATTAAGTTAATGGCGAGGGAAGCGCGGAGAATTGAATCAGAGAAGAAAGGGAAAGAGGATGAGGATGAGGATTTTGAAGTGGATGATGATGAAGGTGCTGTTTCTGGTAATAGACTTGGTATTGAGAAAGAGATTGGTGAGCGATTGTTAAGGCTGCAGAATAGGATAAATGGTAGTGCTAAGGATATTTCAGCAGGGTTACAGATTAATATTCGTGGGAATTCTGCTGCTGGTGTGGATAGGGGTGTCAATAAGGACGTGAATAAGGGAAATGAGGCATTGGTGTTCAAGAAGAAGTTTAAATTCAAAAGTCCTTCTAATAAGGCTACAAAAACTCCCAAGGGCTTTCCAGGGAACCGAGATTGGAACGAATCTAAGGTAAAGAAGAGGGGTTCAGAAAGTAAGGAGGCAGCTCAAGATTATGGAAGTGATGTTTCTGATCATGCACAAATGTTACATGAAGATAAACCAGTGAATCAACAGGATGCTGTGACGCAGAAGAGTGTTTCTAATGTTCCTTCGGAAGAAGGAGGAAAATTTGTTGATGACAAGTCCAAGGCGACGCGAGACAGTATAAATGGCAGTTTAAGGAATGGATTGTCTGAAAAAAATTCAGCAGCCAACAGAGTCAAAGTTAAGCAAGCAAATACTAAAACTGATATGTGGTGGCTGAACCTCCGTTATGTTTTT GTCATTCTCATGCAAAGAGATTCCGAGGAAGGATCAGAAGGTCTCTATAGCCTAAAGTTCACTTCTAAGGAACAGGAACAAAGTGATGATGATTCCTATACTGTTGCTTTTGAGGATCATGCTGATGCCAACAACTTCTGTTTTCTATTAAAATCGTTTTTTGAAGATTTGGGGTCTTTTAGTGCTGATGCAGTTCCAATGTCAATACAA GAACTGAATGAAGAAATAATATCACGTGCCAAGAAAGTCGTAGTTGTGAAAAAGAGGCAGCTTCAACTCTATGCTGGGCAACCACTTGCTGATGTTGAAATGGCATTGCGCTCTATAATAGAGCAAGATCAAAATGCACCATCATCGCCGTGA